The following coding sequences lie in one Anguilla anguilla isolate fAngAng1 chromosome 14, fAngAng1.pri, whole genome shotgun sequence genomic window:
- the dipk1b gene encoding divergent protein kinase domain 1B has protein sequence MTRSLRRFVHLVLFCPLSKGLQSRLPAIKVKYLFLAWLGILVGSWVIYMHYSTYSELCRGHVCHMVICDHYRRGIISGSSCKSLCEQNTLTLQRCMSTSPTHQVYGGVWKEKPVIIKCGIEETFRGDGSPDSVLRQEMTLFDKPTRGTSMDEFREMLHSFLKSNLGEQPSLGTLVGRIITLADVNQDGKVSLAEAKSVWALLQVNEFLLMVALQEKEHTPKLLGFCGDLYVTERVAHSSLYRLEVPRYLQPLVPTAISTSLNRWLAPAWPRRARITIGLLEFVEEVFHGSYGSFFMCDASPRHVGYNSKYDCKMADLRSVASEMAVRGFLKGRRCETNIDCTYGKDCTATCDKLVKQCNTEVVQPNLAKVCQLLQEYLLFGAPPDLRQDLEKQLRTCVTLSGLASQMEVHHSLVLNNLKTLLWKKISNTKYS, from the exons ATGACGAGGAGTTTGCGAAGATTCGTGCATTTAGTGTTGTTTTGCCCCTTGTCGAAAGGTTTACAG AGTCGTCTCCCAGCCATCAAGGTGAAATACCTATTCCTGGCGTGGCTGGGTATCCTAGTGGGAAGCTGGGTCATTTACATGCATTACTCAACCTATTCTGAGCTCTGCCGTGGACATGTCTGTCACATGGTCATT TGTGACCACTATAGGAGGGGAATCATTTCCGGGTCATCCTGCAAGTCCCTGTGTGAGCAGAACACCCTGACACTGCAGCGCTGCATGTCCACCTCCCCAACCCACCAG GTGTATGGTGGAGTCTGGAAGGAAAAGCCGGTGATTATAAAGTGTGGTATTGAGGAGACATTTAGGGGTGATGGGAGTCCAGACTCTGTGCTTCGACAAGAGATGACACTGTTTGATAAACCAACCCGGGGCACGTCCATGGATGAGTTCCGAGAAATGCTTCACAGTTTCCTTAAG TCAAATTTGGGGGAGCAGCCCTCACTGGGGACCCTGGTGGGACGCATCATCACCCTGGCTGATGTCAACCAGGATGGGAAGGTATCTTTGGCGGAGGCGAAATCGGTGTGGGCACTGCTCCAGGTCAACGAATTTCTCCTAATGGTGGCGCTGCAAGAGAAGGAGCACACACCAAAGCTGCTGGGCTTCTGTGGGGACCTTTATGTGACAGAGCGTGTGGCCCACAGCTCCCTCTACAGGCTGGAGGTTCCACGCTACCTGCAGCCGCTGGTCCCCACTGCCATCAGCACCAGTTTGAACCGGTGGCTGGCGCCAGCCTGGCCCCGGCGCGCTCGCATCACCATTGGACTCCTGGAGTTTGTGGAGGAGGTATTCCATGGCTCCTATGGCAGCTTCTTCATGTGCGATGCGAGCCCGCGCCATGTGGGCTACAACAGCAAGTACGACTGCAAGATGGCTGACCTGCGCAGTGTGGCGTCTGAAATGGCAGTGCGTGGTTTTCTGAAGGGCCGCCGATGCGAGACCAACATCGACTGCACCTACGGCAAAGACTGCACAGCCACCTGTGACAAGCTGGTGAAGCAGTGCAACACAGAGGTGGTGCAGCCCAACCTTGCTAAGGTGTGCCAGCTCCTTCAGGAATACCTGCTGTTTGGGGCCCCGCCCGATCTGCGGCAGGACCTGGAAAAACAGTTACGCACCTGTGTGACGCTCAGCGGTCTCGCCAGCCAAATGGAAGTGCACCACTCGCTTGTTCTTAATAACCTCAAGACCCTTCTGTGGAAGAAGATCTCCAACACAAAATACTCCTGA